GCTGTCACTGCGACAATAATCTATGCAGTAGCCTTTCGGGTAATCCCAGTGACCACCTTTGATCACCGCTGAACCTGCACCAAAAGCCTGCAGCTTTTCGGCCGCTTCAACCACTGAACTTGGGCCAATAAGGTAAATACCTGTGAGTAACTGTGTCTCGTGTGTATTTGGCGTGATCACATCCACCAGCGGGAAAAGATACTTTTTCAGTGCGTCAACCGTGTCTTCTTCAGTTAACGTGTCACCACTGGTTGCAATCGCAACCGGGTCATACACCACCACTGGCGGCACCGCCCACGTTTTTTTGTAGTGAGCAATGTGCTCGGCGATTAACTCTACTTGCGCGATATTGGCGAGCAAGCCTATTTTAATCACTTTTGCAGGCATATCTTGCGCCAATGCATTAAGTTGAGACTCAATCACAGCATTATTAACAGGGTTTATAGCGTCAACCCCAAGGCTGTTTTGTGCGGTTAGCGCCGTGATCACTGTACAGCCGTGTACACCGAAGCTGTGCATAGCTTTAAGGTCGGCTTGAATACCTGCGCCACCACCACTGTCTGAGCCTGCAATACTCCAAACAACTTCTGACATGTCAGACTCCTAAATTCTTTATCTATTTTAATCTTGGTGCCAAAACGGCATCCCCATGGTCGGCGTAGAAGGTGCCGCCACCTCTTTTTCAGGCATGGCTTTCGCTTCATAACTAAAGCGCCCTGCTTCTACTGCAGATTTAAACGCTTTGGCCATGGTCACCGGGCAACCCGCACCAGCAATGGCCGAGTTTAATAGTACCGCATCATAACCTAGCTCGAGCGCTTGGCAAGCATGCGACGGTAAGCCTAAGCCTGCATCCACAATGAGAGTATGCTCTGGCAGGCGCTCACGAATGGTTTTTAAATTATAAGGATTAATTAGCCCTTTGCCTGTGCCAATTGGTGCGCCCCAAGGCATCAATACCTCACAGCCTAAATCGGCCAGACGCTGACAGATCACTAAGTCATCGGTGCAATAAGGCAGTACTTTAAAACCATCTTTGATCAAAATGTCAGTCGCTTCTAATAAAGCCACGGGATCAGGCTGCAAATTATACTCATCGCCAATTAGCTCTAACTTGATCCAGTCTGTATCGAAGACTTCGCGACACATTTGCGCCAAGGTCACCACTTCTTTCACACTGTGGCACCCTGCTGTATTAGGCAATACGCGCAGCCCTGTATCTTTGATTAATTGCCAAAAATCTTGCC
The Pseudoalteromonas phenolica genome window above contains:
- a CDS encoding thiazole synthase, which codes for MHKPLTIYGETFDSRLLIGSALYPSPQIMQQSLVASQSQIVTVSLRRQNSVEAGQDFWQLIKDTGLRVLPNTAGCHSVKEVVTLAQMCREVFDTDWIKLELIGDEYNLQPDPVALLEATDILIKDGFKVLPYCTDDLVICQRLADLGCEVLMPWGAPIGTGKGLINPYNLKTIRERLPEHTLIVDAGLGLPSHACQALELGYDAVLLNSAIAGAGCPVTMAKAFKSAVEAGRFSYEAKAMPEKEVAAPSTPTMGMPFWHQD